One region of Streptomyces sp. CG4 genomic DNA includes:
- a CDS encoding cysteine hydrolase family protein — protein sequence MTNLPQRPNTALLVIDVQNGVMVPGSPHLDEVIANINTLIGKARTADVPVIWVQHQDEELVPGTEAWEYVPELKRLDAEPLIAKTYRDSFEDTDLESVLADRGVGRLVVTGAQTDFCVRSTLHGALVRGYDATLVADAHTTENLTAYGAPAPEQVIAHTNLYWSGQHAPGRQGGTMKTAGVNFQDF from the coding sequence ATGACAAATCTGCCACAACGGCCGAACACCGCCCTACTTGTCATCGACGTACAGAACGGCGTGATGGTGCCGGGCTCGCCGCACCTCGACGAGGTCATCGCCAACATCAACACCCTGATCGGCAAGGCCCGCACGGCAGACGTGCCGGTGATCTGGGTACAGCACCAGGACGAGGAACTGGTCCCCGGTACGGAGGCCTGGGAGTACGTCCCGGAGCTGAAGCGCCTCGACGCCGAGCCCCTCATCGCCAAGACCTACCGGGATTCCTTCGAGGACACCGACCTGGAGTCCGTGCTGGCCGACCGCGGGGTGGGCCGGCTGGTCGTCACGGGCGCCCAGACCGACTTCTGCGTCCGCTCGACCCTGCACGGCGCCCTGGTCCGGGGCTACGACGCGACGCTGGTGGCCGACGCCCACACGACGGAGAACCTCACCGCGTACGGCGCTCCGGCCCCGGAGCAGGTGATCGCCCACACGAACCTCTACTGGAGCGGCCAGCACGCACCGGGCCGGCAGGGCGGCACGATGAAAACGGCGGGCGTCAATTTCCAGGACTTCTAA
- a CDS encoding GNAT family N-acetyltransferase — translation MSSLTSTDNSGDYVIRAIRPGDWRRVKQLRLDALRDPAAPLAFLEDYEDAVAKTDAFWQDRAVGSGEGSTAARQFIAEAPDGSWAGSVTVLMEEAGTKDWAGYAVERRQGHVVGVYVRPEHRGNGLIKALFDVGVAWARERGAERVRLLVHEENERAQGAYRKAGFVPSGVVVPFFKDEAQNELEFVLEWLS, via the coding sequence ATGAGCTCCCTGACCAGCACTGACAACAGCGGTGACTACGTCATCCGCGCCATACGACCGGGCGACTGGCGCCGCGTGAAGCAGCTGCGGCTGGACGCGTTGCGGGATCCGGCCGCGCCGCTCGCCTTTCTGGAGGACTACGAGGACGCCGTGGCCAAGACCGACGCGTTCTGGCAGGACAGAGCCGTCGGGTCGGGCGAGGGATCCACGGCGGCCCGGCAGTTCATCGCCGAGGCCCCCGACGGGAGCTGGGCCGGCTCGGTCACCGTACTCATGGAGGAGGCCGGGACGAAGGACTGGGCGGGGTATGCCGTCGAGCGCCGGCAGGGGCATGTCGTCGGGGTGTACGTCCGGCCCGAGCACCGGGGGAACGGGCTGATCAAGGCCCTGTTCGATGTCGGCGTGGCCTGGGCGCGGGAGCGGGGTGCGGAGCGGGTGCGGCTCCTCGTGCACGAGGAGAACGAACGGGCTCAGGGCGCCTACCGCAAGGCGGGGTTCGTGCCGAGCGGGGTGGTCGTGCCGTTCTTCAAGGACGAGGCGCAGAACGAGTTGGAGTTCGTGCTGGAGTGGCTGTCCTAG
- a CDS encoding type IV secretory system conjugative DNA transfer family protein: MRPDAHERRREGQGGIPDGLLVGILAFLLGMTVLVWTATGLAALFAKGAWPHGVTFTRTPVAMRHLIAAPHDISGAWPDTPASRLSGWGLFWGLFIGQLMALFVLTVFVIGTVARWRAGRGRRARAGKGAVRPAVPSEGAVQPTAAPEAVVRPTAPTEQTERRYEVPLPRTETVPTPPVPLEGAVPQLPSPGLPADGERMGGWEKILLAPRESRHTTASRAIQDAPGPTLVVTSNPALWAETKDAKAKLGPTLLYDPAHLCDTPSRLHWSPTTGCEDKQTALTRATALLAPVQPTAKLDQAVADTATTLLRSYLHAAALDNRTIRHVHRWSQGTQIQDAVRTLRTHPKAAPGAAGELEAALTAHPERRDIAQELTSRALSALSTVNIREACTPNRTDALALDSFVHEGGTLYVVGESIEDPKSNPGAMPLLTALVSSVVERGRRMAERSSSGRLDPPLTLVLDDIAAVAPLPQLPDLLAAGTDQGLPTLALLRSREQARSRWPHRELPV; the protein is encoded by the coding sequence GTGAGACCGGACGCTCACGAGCGCCGCCGGGAGGGCCAGGGCGGCATCCCCGACGGCCTGCTGGTCGGCATACTCGCGTTCCTCCTCGGCATGACCGTGCTGGTGTGGACGGCCACGGGCCTGGCGGCCCTCTTCGCCAAGGGCGCCTGGCCCCACGGCGTCACCTTCACCCGCACCCCCGTGGCCATGCGCCACCTGATCGCCGCGCCCCACGACATCAGCGGCGCCTGGCCGGACACCCCCGCCTCCCGGCTCTCCGGCTGGGGCCTCTTCTGGGGCCTGTTCATCGGCCAGCTGATGGCCCTGTTCGTCCTCACCGTGTTCGTGATCGGAACGGTGGCCAGATGGCGAGCGGGCCGGGGACGGCGGGCCAGGGCGGGCAAGGGCGCGGTGCGGCCCGCTGTGCCGAGTGAGGGGGCGGTGCAGCCGACGGCAGCGCCCGAGGCCGTCGTACGGCCGACGGCACCGACCGAGCAGACCGAGCGGCGGTACGAGGTCCCGCTCCCGCGTACCGAGACGGTGCCCACGCCGCCGGTGCCCCTCGAAGGGGCGGTACCGCAACTGCCGTCGCCCGGCCTGCCGGCCGACGGCGAGCGGATGGGCGGGTGGGAGAAGATCCTCCTGGCACCCAGGGAAAGCCGCCACACAACGGCGAGCCGGGCCATCCAGGACGCGCCCGGCCCGACCCTGGTCGTCACGTCGAACCCAGCCCTGTGGGCGGAGACCAAGGACGCAAAGGCCAAACTGGGCCCCACCCTCCTCTACGACCCCGCCCACCTCTGTGACACCCCGTCCCGCCTGCACTGGTCGCCCACAACGGGCTGCGAGGACAAACAGACCGCACTGACCAGAGCCACCGCCCTCCTCGCCCCCGTACAACCCACGGCCAAGCTGGACCAGGCGGTCGCGGACACGGCGACCACCCTCCTGCGCAGCTATCTCCACGCCGCCGCCCTGGACAACCGCACCATCCGCCACGTCCACCGCTGGTCCCAGGGCACCCAGATCCAGGACGCCGTACGCACGCTCCGCACCCACCCCAAGGCCGCCCCCGGCGCCGCCGGCGAACTGGAGGCCGCGCTCACCGCGCACCCCGAACGCCGGGACATCGCCCAGGAGTTGACCAGCCGCGCGCTGTCCGCCCTGTCCACGGTCAACATCCGTGAAGCCTGCACCCCAAACCGAACTGATGCGCTCGCCTTGGATTCCTTCGTCCATGAAGGGGGCACGCTTTATGTGGTCGGTGAATCCATCGAGGACCCCAAGAGCAATCCCGGCGCGATGCCCCTGCTGACGGCCCTCGTCTCAAGCGTGGTCGAGCGCGGCCGGCGCATGGCCGAACGGTCATCCTCCGGTCGGCTCGACCCACCACTCACGCTGGTCCTGGACGACATCGCGGCCGTGGCCCCGCTCCCCCAACTCCCGGATCTGCTCGCCGCGGGCACCGACCAGGGCCTGCCGACGCTCGCCCTCCTCCGCTCCCGCGAACAGGCCCGCTCCCGCTGGCCCCACCGGGAACTCCCGGTCTAG
- a CDS encoding ATP-binding protein: MRDPLSVLTDAFTSFLFGKVETTRLPVRTSTGQAQAVYLPTAAPGLGDSGVIIGREVYSGKGYIYDPFQLYGQQLPAPHWLVLGESGNGKSALEKTYVLRQLRFKDRQVVVLDAQGEDGVGEWNLIAEELGITPIRLDPTAALDHGIRLNPLDPAITTTGQLALLRTIIEVAMGHGLDERSGFALKVAHSYVNESILDRQPVLTDIVEQLRHPEPESAESMNVAIDDVRAWGLDVALVLDRLVDGDLRGMFDGPTTVGIDLDAPLIVFDLSHIDRNSIAMPILMAIVGVWLEHTWIRPDRKKRIFLVEEAWHIINSPFVAQLFQRLLKFGRRLGLSFVAVVHHLSDVVDGAAAKEAAAILKMASTRTIYAQKADEARATGRVLGLPRWAVEIIPTLTPGIAVWDVNGNVQVVKHLVTETERPLVFTDRAMTESSSDLMADDALRAAELEAEQRAAAFVEQHLGDSESTVA, encoded by the coding sequence ATGCGGGATCCGCTGTCCGTCCTCACCGACGCCTTCACCTCCTTCCTGTTCGGGAAGGTCGAGACGACCCGGCTTCCGGTACGCACCTCCACGGGCCAGGCCCAGGCGGTCTACCTGCCCACCGCCGCGCCCGGCCTCGGCGACTCCGGCGTCATCATCGGCCGCGAGGTGTACTCCGGAAAGGGCTACATCTACGACCCCTTCCAGCTGTACGGCCAGCAGCTCCCGGCCCCGCACTGGCTGGTCCTCGGCGAGTCCGGCAACGGCAAGTCGGCCCTGGAGAAGACCTACGTCCTGCGCCAGCTGCGCTTCAAGGACCGCCAGGTCGTCGTCCTGGACGCCCAGGGCGAGGACGGCGTCGGCGAGTGGAATCTGATCGCGGAGGAGCTGGGGATAACTCCCATCCGGCTCGACCCGACCGCCGCCCTGGACCACGGCATCCGCCTCAACCCCCTCGACCCCGCGATCACCACCACGGGCCAGCTCGCGCTGCTCCGCACCATCATCGAGGTCGCGATGGGCCACGGCCTCGACGAACGCTCCGGCTTCGCCCTGAAGGTCGCCCACTCCTACGTCAACGAGTCCATCCTGGACCGCCAGCCGGTCCTGACCGACATCGTCGAGCAGCTACGGCACCCGGAGCCCGAGTCGGCCGAGTCGATGAACGTCGCCATAGACGACGTACGCGCCTGGGGTCTCGATGTCGCGCTCGTACTGGACCGGCTGGTCGACGGCGACCTGCGGGGCATGTTCGACGGCCCGACCACGGTCGGCATCGACCTCGACGCCCCGCTCATCGTCTTCGACCTCTCCCACATCGACCGCAACTCCATCGCCATGCCCATCCTCATGGCGATCGTCGGCGTATGGCTGGAGCACACCTGGATCCGCCCCGACCGGAAGAAGCGCATCTTCCTGGTCGAGGAGGCCTGGCACATCATCAACAGCCCCTTCGTGGCCCAGCTGTTCCAGCGCCTGCTCAAGTTCGGCCGCCGGCTCGGCCTGTCCTTCGTCGCGGTCGTCCACCACCTGTCCGACGTCGTCGACGGAGCCGCGGCCAAGGAAGCGGCGGCGATCCTCAAGATGGCCTCCACCCGCACCATCTACGCCCAGAAGGCGGACGAGGCACGGGCCACCGGCCGGGTGCTGGGTTTGCCGAGGTGGGCGGTGGAAATCATCCCGACACTGACGCCCGGCATCGCCGTCTGGGACGTCAACGGCAACGTCCAGGTGGTCAAACACCTCGTCACCGAGACGGAACGCCCCCTGGTCTTCACCGACCGCGCGATGACCGAGTCCTCCAGCGACCTCATGGCCGACGACGCCCTGCGCGCCGCCGAGCTGGAGGCCGAGCAGCGGGCGGCGGCCTTCGTGGAACAGCACCTGGGCGACTCCGAATCGACGGTGGCGTAG
- a CDS encoding SCO6880 family protein, which yields MTTESHLSHPVTPRRTYLIGRARPNAIVGRNRESGEIALIVAGAFLGMMCGLLVPVLSLRIALLTGFPMLALAAVYVPYKRRTFYKWFEINRSYKRTIKGGNAVYRSTVMEAGTRLDGREVEIGPPPGIGRITWLAAPFGPDEIAVLLHADRKTVTAAIEIEGPGVGLRDSEDQEALVDRFGTLLKHVANGDGFVTRLQMLARTLPADPDAHAKDVALRGDGRSLEWLQRSYDQLQSMVSTSSEQHRAYLVACMHYTRELAAEANAMARAVRAQGSKVDRDAGLAVVMARELTDICSRLQEADIRVRQPLGQGRLASLIHSMYDPDHPIDHIQAMTQRNAWPAELDAMEPTYLQAKTRESYTRAPWCHATAWVKEWPMTPVGVNFLAPLLVHTPDVIRTVAVTMDLEPTEVAIERMLTEKTNDEAEASRAAKMNRTVDPRDVAAHHRLDQRGEDLASGAAGVNLVGYITVSSRTPEALARDKRTIRASAGKSYLKLEWCDREHHRAFVNTLPFATGIRR from the coding sequence TTGACGACCGAGTCCCATCTGTCCCATCCGGTCACGCCCCGCCGTACGTATCTCATCGGCCGCGCCCGGCCGAACGCGATCGTCGGCCGGAACCGCGAATCCGGCGAGATCGCGCTGATCGTCGCCGGCGCGTTCCTCGGCATGATGTGCGGCCTCCTCGTCCCGGTCCTGAGCCTGCGGATCGCCCTGCTGACGGGCTTCCCGATGCTCGCGCTCGCCGCGGTCTACGTGCCGTACAAGCGCCGCACCTTCTACAAGTGGTTCGAGATCAACCGCAGCTACAAACGGACCATCAAGGGCGGCAACGCCGTCTACCGGTCCACCGTCATGGAGGCTGGGACGCGGCTCGACGGGCGGGAGGTCGAGATCGGGCCGCCGCCCGGCATCGGCCGCATCACCTGGCTCGCCGCGCCCTTCGGACCGGACGAGATCGCCGTACTGCTGCACGCCGACCGCAAGACCGTCACCGCCGCCATCGAGATCGAGGGCCCCGGCGTCGGCCTGCGCGACTCCGAGGACCAGGAGGCCCTGGTCGACCGGTTCGGCACCCTGCTCAAGCATGTCGCCAACGGCGACGGCTTCGTGACCCGGCTGCAGATGCTCGCCCGCACCCTGCCCGCCGACCCCGACGCCCACGCCAAGGACGTCGCCCTGCGCGGCGACGGCCGCTCCCTGGAGTGGCTCCAGCGGTCCTACGACCAGCTGCAGTCCATGGTGTCCACCAGCAGCGAGCAGCACCGCGCCTACCTCGTCGCCTGCATGCACTACACCCGCGAACTGGCCGCCGAGGCGAACGCCATGGCCCGCGCCGTCCGCGCCCAGGGCAGCAAGGTCGACCGGGACGCCGGGCTCGCCGTCGTCATGGCCCGCGAGCTGACCGACATCTGCTCCCGGCTCCAGGAAGCCGACATCCGGGTACGGCAGCCGCTCGGCCAGGGCCGGCTGGCCTCCCTCATCCACTCCATGTACGACCCCGACCACCCCATCGACCACATCCAGGCCATGACCCAGCGCAACGCCTGGCCGGCCGAGCTGGACGCCATGGAGCCCACCTATCTGCAGGCCAAGACCCGGGAGTCGTACACCCGGGCCCCCTGGTGCCATGCCACCGCCTGGGTGAAGGAGTGGCCGATGACCCCGGTGGGCGTGAACTTCCTGGCGCCCCTCCTCGTCCACACCCCCGACGTCATCCGAACGGTCGCCGTCACGATGGATCTCGAACCCACCGAGGTAGCCATCGAACGCATGCTGACCGAGAAGACCAACGACGAGGCCGAGGCCTCCCGTGCCGCCAAGATGAACCGGACCGTCGACCCCCGTGACGTCGCGGCCCACCACCGCCTCGACCAGCGCGGCGAAGACCTCGCCAGCGGCGCCGCCGGCGTCAACCTCGTCGGCTACATCACCGTCTCGTCCCGCACCCCGGAGGCCCTCGCCCGCGACAAGCGCACGATAAGAGCCTCCGCCGGCAAGTCGTACCTCAAGCTGGAGTGGTGCGACCGAGAGCACCACCGCGCCTTCGTGAACACACTTCCCTTCGCCACCGGCATCCGAAGGTAG
- a CDS encoding S53 family peptidase, whose translation MRTTPPVRPTAAPGHRRRLTAVLAATAALALAGLGTAAHADAAAPTAHATWTAAPCATPKHHGELACDSFRVTGGLTAFQKQQAARTGVTPKAADAATPSGYGPSDLRSAYGLTSAASSKGSGETIAIVDAYDDPNAAADLAKYRSYYGLPACTTSSGCFKKVSQTGSTTSLPTADSGWAEEESLDLDMASAICPNCNILLVEAKSATMANLGKAVNEAVALGAKYVSNSYGGSESSSDTSYDSSYFNHPGVAITVSAGDGGYGAAYPAASKYVTAVGGTALTKSSSASRGWTESVWRTSSTEGTGSGCSAYDPKPSWQTDTGCSRRTVSDVSAVADPATGVSVYDSYGVTAGWYTFGGTSASSPIIAGVYALAGTPSSGSYPAKFPYTAAGTSALNDVTSGNNGTCSPSYLCTARSGYDGPTGWGTPEGTSAFTG comes from the coding sequence ATGCGTACGACTCCCCCCGTCAGACCCACGGCCGCACCCGGCCACCGGCGCCGCCTCACCGCCGTCCTCGCGGCCACCGCCGCACTCGCCCTCGCCGGCCTCGGCACCGCCGCCCACGCGGACGCGGCCGCCCCCACGGCGCACGCGACCTGGACCGCGGCCCCCTGCGCCACCCCCAAGCACCACGGCGAACTCGCCTGCGACTCCTTCCGAGTGACCGGCGGCCTCACCGCCTTCCAGAAACAGCAGGCCGCGAGGACCGGCGTCACCCCGAAGGCCGCCGACGCCGCCACCCCCTCCGGCTACGGCCCCTCCGACCTCCGGTCGGCCTACGGCCTCACCTCCGCCGCCTCGTCCAAGGGCTCCGGCGAGACCATCGCCATCGTCGACGCGTACGACGACCCGAACGCGGCGGCCGACCTCGCGAAGTACCGCTCGTACTACGGCCTCCCCGCCTGCACCACGTCCAGCGGCTGCTTCAAGAAGGTCAGCCAGACCGGCTCCACCACCTCCCTGCCCACCGCCGACAGCGGCTGGGCCGAGGAGGAGTCCCTCGACCTCGACATGGCCTCCGCGATCTGCCCGAACTGCAACATCCTGCTGGTCGAGGCCAAGTCCGCGACGATGGCCAACCTGGGCAAGGCCGTGAACGAGGCGGTGGCCCTGGGCGCGAAGTACGTCTCCAACAGCTACGGCGGCTCGGAGTCGTCCTCCGACACGTCGTACGACTCCTCCTACTTCAACCACCCGGGCGTCGCGATCACCGTGTCGGCCGGCGACGGGGGCTACGGCGCCGCATACCCGGCGGCCTCGAAGTACGTGACCGCGGTGGGCGGCACGGCCCTCACCAAGTCCTCCTCCGCCTCCCGCGGCTGGACGGAGTCGGTCTGGAGGACGAGCAGCACGGAGGGCACGGGCTCAGGCTGCTCCGCCTACGACCCGAAGCCCAGCTGGCAGACCGACACCGGCTGCTCCAGGCGCACCGTCTCGGACGTCTCGGCGGTGGCCGACCCGGCGACCGGCGTCTCGGTCTACGACTCCTACGGAGTGACCGCCGGCTGGTACACCTTCGGCGGCACCAGCGCCAGCTCGCCCATCATCGCCGGCGTCTACGCGCTCGCCGGCACCCCGTCAAGCGGCAGCTACCCGGCCAAGTTCCCCTACACCGCGGCCGGCACCTCCGCACTGAACGACGTCACCAGCGGCAACAACGGCACCTGCTCCCCGAGCTATCTGTGCACCGCTCGATCGGGCTACGACGGCCCGACCGGATGGGGTACCCCCGAGGGCACGTCGGCCTTCACCGGCTGA
- a CDS encoding S53 family peptidase: MRTTNPNFPHIRGRWARIGSAAFGAAALVVAGLGTTAHAGTDTAATSHKVSAKAVAAQVAKAHVRYEKACGATPKKGYAACHALRVTGGTTAFMEKQAALKGITPKTVQPNAASASPTGYGPSDIQSAYGLASAASSGGSGETVAIVDAYDDPNAEADLATYRSQYGLPDCTTDNGCFKKVSQTGSTTSLPAADSGWAGEESLDLDMVSATCPNCNILLVEAKSASDANLGTAVNEAVKLGAKFVSNSYGGSESSSDTSYDSKYYNHPGVAITASAGDSGYGAEYPAASKYVTAVGGTALTTSSDSRGWTESVWNTSSTEGTGSGCSGYDAKPSWQTDSGCSKRMIADVSAVADPATGVSVYDTYGSDGTGWNTYGGTSASSPIIASVYALAGTPGSSDYPAQYPYKAAGTSALNDVTSGSNGTCSTSYFCTARSGYDGPTGWGTPQGTSAFGAS, from the coding sequence TTGCGTACGACCAACCCCAACTTCCCCCACATAAGAGGCAGATGGGCCCGGATCGGCTCGGCCGCCTTCGGCGCCGCCGCGCTCGTCGTCGCCGGTCTCGGCACCACCGCCCACGCCGGCACGGACACCGCCGCCACGAGCCACAAGGTGAGCGCCAAGGCCGTCGCCGCCCAGGTCGCCAAGGCCCATGTGCGCTACGAGAAGGCGTGCGGCGCCACCCCGAAGAAGGGCTACGCCGCCTGCCACGCACTGCGCGTCACCGGCGGCACCACCGCGTTCATGGAGAAGCAGGCCGCCCTGAAGGGCATCACACCCAAGACGGTCCAGCCGAACGCCGCGTCCGCCTCCCCCACCGGATACGGCCCCTCGGACATCCAGTCGGCCTACGGCCTGGCCTCCGCCGCCTCCTCGGGCGGCTCGGGCGAGACCGTCGCCATCGTCGACGCCTACGACGACCCGAACGCCGAGGCCGACCTCGCGACCTACCGCTCGCAGTACGGCCTGCCGGACTGCACCACCGACAACGGCTGCTTCAAGAAGGTCTCCCAGACCGGCTCCACGACCTCCCTGCCCGCGGCCGACAGCGGCTGGGCCGGTGAGGAGTCCCTCGACCTCGACATGGTCAGCGCGACCTGCCCGAACTGCAACATCCTCCTGGTCGAGGCCAAGTCCGCGTCCGACGCCAACCTGGGCACCGCGGTGAACGAGGCCGTCAAGCTGGGCGCCAAGTTCGTCTCCAACAGCTACGGCGGCTCGGAGTCGTCCTCCGACACCTCGTACGACTCCAAGTACTACAACCACCCGGGCGTCGCCATCACCGCGAGCGCGGGCGACAGCGGCTACGGCGCCGAGTACCCGGCCGCCTCGAAGTACGTGACCGCCGTCGGCGGCACCGCCCTGACGACCTCCTCCGACAGCCGCGGCTGGACCGAGAGCGTCTGGAACACCTCCAGCACCGAGGGCACCGGCTCCGGCTGCTCCGGCTACGACGCCAAGCCCAGCTGGCAGACCGACAGCGGCTGCTCCAAGCGCATGATCGCCGACGTCTCGGCGGTCGCCGACCCGGCCACCGGCGTCTCCGTCTACGACACCTACGGCTCCGACGGCACCGGCTGGAACACCTACGGCGGCACCAGCGCCTCCTCCCCGATCATCGCCTCGGTCTACGCCCTCGCCGGCACCCCGGGCAGCAGCGACTACCCGGCCCAGTACCCGTACAAGGCGGCCGGCACCTCCGCCCTGAACGACGTCACCAGCGGCAGCAACGGCACCTGCTCGACCTCGTACTTCTGCACCGCAAGGTCCGGCTACGACGGCCCGACCGGCTGGGGCACCCCGCAGGGCACGTCGGCCTTCGGCGCGAGCTGA
- a CDS encoding TetR/AcrR family transcriptional regulator, with the protein MPRPSSSPPSRPYHHGDLRAALLTSAERTLRDKGAGALSLRELARDIGVSHAAPGRHFKDKQALLDALALDGYERLNRALAAAALHPGLDFDERMTALARAYLGFAVENPELLELMFARKHDPDSSDRLAAAVDQSLGSLTRMIADAQERGEIVPGDPERITMVAAASLHGLAALIASCALDAEEAMNGLAEHVHLLLNGLRPR; encoded by the coding sequence ATGCCGCGCCCGTCCTCCTCGCCCCCGAGCCGCCCCTACCACCACGGAGACCTGCGCGCCGCCCTGCTCACGAGCGCCGAGCGCACCCTGCGCGACAAGGGGGCCGGCGCCCTGTCCCTGCGCGAGCTGGCCCGGGACATCGGCGTGAGCCACGCGGCCCCCGGCCGGCACTTCAAGGACAAGCAGGCCCTGCTCGACGCCCTCGCGCTGGACGGATACGAGCGCCTGAACAGGGCCCTGGCCGCGGCCGCCCTGCACCCCGGCCTCGACTTCGACGAGCGGATGACCGCGCTCGCCCGCGCCTACCTCGGCTTCGCCGTCGAGAACCCCGAGCTGCTGGAGCTGATGTTCGCGCGCAAGCACGACCCCGACAGCTCCGACCGGCTCGCCGCGGCCGTCGACCAGTCCCTCGGCTCCCTCACCCGGATGATCGCCGACGCCCAGGAGCGCGGCGAGATCGTGCCGGGCGACCCCGAGCGCATCACCATGGTCGCCGCCGCGAGCCTGCACGGCCTCGCCGCGCTCATCGCCAGCTGCGCACTGGACGCCGAGGAAGCGATGAACGGCCTGGCCGAACACGTCCATCTGCTACTGAACGGACTCCGGCCGCGGTAA
- a CDS encoding oxidoreductase, whose protein sequence is MADTTKWNVTHLPDFSGRTAVITGANSGLGLVTAEALARAGAHVVFAVRDLARGGAAAARVGGSTEVRRLDLADLDSVREFADAWDRPLDLLINNAGVMMLPEQRTKQGFEMQFGTNHLGHFALTNLLLPQVTDRVVTLASGLHRAGDGVIHFEDVNLRGRYTPTRAYAQSKLANLLFTLELQRRLTEAGSPVRALAAHPGYAATNLQSHHANPLARAFMAVANKVFAQSDKAGALPTLYAASQDLPGASYVGPAGLGEMRGAPTLVGRSAAAGDPEAARRLWTLSEELTGVTWDLKPAA, encoded by the coding sequence ATGGCTGATACGACGAAGTGGAACGTGACCCACCTGCCCGACTTCTCCGGCCGTACGGCCGTGATCACCGGCGCCAACAGCGGCCTCGGCCTCGTCACCGCCGAGGCGCTGGCCCGCGCCGGAGCGCATGTGGTGTTCGCCGTACGGGACCTCGCGCGGGGCGGCGCCGCCGCGGCGCGGGTGGGCGGCAGCACCGAGGTGCGCCGTCTGGACCTGGCCGACCTGGACTCGGTACGGGAGTTCGCGGACGCCTGGGACCGCCCGCTGGATCTGCTGATCAACAACGCGGGCGTGATGATGCTGCCGGAGCAGCGCACCAAGCAGGGCTTCGAGATGCAGTTCGGCACCAACCATCTCGGGCACTTCGCGCTGACCAACCTGCTGCTGCCGCAGGTGACGGACCGGGTGGTGACACTGGCCTCAGGCCTCCACCGTGCGGGCGACGGGGTGATCCACTTCGAGGACGTGAACCTGCGCGGCCGCTACACCCCGACCCGCGCCTACGCCCAGTCCAAGCTGGCCAATCTCCTCTTCACCCTGGAACTGCAGCGCCGCCTGACCGAGGCCGGATCCCCGGTCCGCGCCCTCGCCGCGCACCCCGGCTACGCGGCCACCAACCTCCAGAGCCACCACGCCAACCCCCTGGCCAGGGCCTTCATGGCCGTCGCCAACAAGGTCTTCGCGCAGAGCGACAAGGCCGGCGCCCTGCCCACCCTCTACGCCGCGAGCCAGGACCTGCCCGGCGCGTCCTACGTCGGCCCCGCCGGCCTCGGCGAGATGCGCGGCGCCCCCACGCTGGTCGGCCGCAGCGCGGCGGCCGGCGACCCGGAGGCGGCCCGCCGGCTGTGGACTCTGTCGGAGGAGCTGACGGGGGTGACCTGGGATCTGAAGCCGGCCGCCTGA
- a CDS encoding trypsin-like peptidase domain-containing protein encodes MKRISRISLTSRPALLGAVVMLTLTSASVAAADDGRGPLGVTADVVVSRQAARVGALFGADRADSLSGGHFCTASVVHSPQGDLIATAAHCVSDTGTDLVFVPGYRDGKAPYGVWKLRHRYLPDGWAKEQDEDSDLAFATVDDVDDRPIEDVVGANRFTTGTATGATAVTVTGYPDSREAPISCTNKPTAHSKTQQRIDCPAFTSGTSGSPWINGDGQVVGILGGHEEGGDTDDVSYSVALGRAAADLYKDATAEP; translated from the coding sequence ATGAAGCGCATCTCACGCATCTCGCTCACCTCGCGTCCCGCACTGCTCGGCGCCGTGGTGATGCTCACCCTGACCTCGGCGTCCGTGGCGGCCGCCGATGACGGGCGGGGGCCCTTGGGGGTCACCGCCGACGTCGTCGTGTCACGGCAGGCGGCGCGCGTCGGCGCGCTGTTCGGCGCGGACCGGGCCGACAGCCTGTCCGGCGGGCACTTCTGCACGGCCTCGGTCGTGCACAGCCCCCAGGGCGACCTCATCGCCACCGCCGCGCACTGTGTGAGCGACACCGGTACCGACCTGGTGTTCGTGCCGGGCTACCGGGATGGGAAGGCACCGTACGGGGTGTGGAAGCTGCGGCACCGCTATCTGCCCGACGGGTGGGCCAAGGAGCAGGACGAGGACAGCGACCTGGCCTTCGCCACCGTCGACGACGTGGACGACAGACCGATCGAGGACGTGGTGGGAGCCAACCGGTTCACGACCGGCACCGCCACCGGCGCCACCGCCGTGACCGTCACCGGCTACCCCGACTCCCGCGAGGCGCCCATCAGCTGCACCAACAAGCCGACCGCGCACAGCAAGACCCAGCAGCGCATCGACTGCCCCGCCTTCACCAGCGGCACCAGCGGCAGCCCCTGGATCAACGGCGACGGCCAGGTCGTCGGCATCCTCGGCGGCCACGAGGAGGGCGGCGACACCGACGACGTGTCGTACAGCGTGGCGCTGGGCAGGGCTGCGGCCGATTTGTACAAGGACGCGACCGCCGAACCCTGA